The genomic interval TGAGCGATTATTTTACCCTTGGTCTTTTGCAAGCAAAACTAGGCGAGTTTTCAAAAGCGAAAACATCCTTGCTAAAAGCACTTCAAAATGACCGCGAAAATCCAAAAATTAAAATGGCATTGGCGATGGTTGAAAATAAAATGGGCAACCTCGGTAATGTCGCTTCACTGATGGGCGAAGTCTACAAAGTCCGCGACACGGATGCTCAACCCATCTATAAAATGCACGCTATTTTAAAACCGTCTCTTTTTGATGTGGACAAAGCGCAAATCGAGTTTGAAAAAGAGCTCTTTTTCAATGATGAAAATACCTATAGCCTTATCTTTTACTATGCTCCGTATAAAGTGTTTGATGCCAAGCAGACGATTGATTACATCCGAAAAGGCAGTATGAATATTTTTATTGATGAGATAGGACCTGCCCTTTCGTATTTAAAAGCGAGCTCTACGATCTCTAAAGTCAATATTGCGATCAGCAAAGGGATCAAAAAAGCACTCGATTTTCATGTCTACGAAGCGAATGATATTTTTGCAAAAATGGTGGAAGAGTATAAAAATCACTCCATTTTGCACTACAATTTAGCCCTCACCTACGCACAAATGGGCGATTATGCCGCAGCGTATAAAAACTTCTCTAAAAGTTACCATCTCGATAGCAATAACTACCTTGCCGGTGTTTTTGCTTTAATGAGTGGAAATTTGATCGGCAAAGACATCACCAAACTCTCTGAAGATGTCAAAGAGAGTATTAACAAAAATCAGACACTGGAAAAAGATAACCTTTACGCTTCGCTTACACACCTCACCGATGGAAACCACTTTTCTCTTACACGTTGGATTGAAAAAGAGAAAGAAGATAGCCCTCTGAGTCTTATGCTCAACATCATCGCAGCACACAAGCTGAATAATGAGCGCATCTACCGCTTAAGCACGCAAAAGCTTCAAGCACTCCTCCCTAAAGATATCATTTCCAATATCATCGCGTTTAATGTAAAGCATAACAAAGAGGACATTAAGAATTATGCGAAAGCGATTCAAATGGAGTTTAACCGCCTGCCTTTGGAGTACGATGCCTTCTATTTTGGTCCTAAAATTGTGAAAGAACAGTACATCAAACTGCTTCAAATTGGTGGTTTACTGCATCAAAAACGCAACAGTGTAAGGGTTAAGATGGAAGAAGAACTTGTTGATATTCCTTCCATCATGCAAACGCTTGCGTACATGGAGATCTATACGAACAATTTTGAAGAGGCATTTTCTCTTTACAATAAACTCATTGATGATTATGGGAAGAAAGACACCCATACGATTTTTCTAGCCTCGGTTGCGGCTATTAGTGCAGGACATAGTGAAAATGCGATTGCTCTTTTGGAACTCTCAAAGTTGACCGATCCGAGTAATGTGGAGAGTAAATATGCGCTTGGATTGCTGTACCAAGAAATAGGAAATTTTGAAGCAGCCAATGCGCAGTATCGTAGTATTGGAAATATTGGTTTTATCTCAGATTATTTTAGTTTTGCGATTCAACGATAAGCTTACATGTAAAGGAAAAAACCTTTACATGTAAAGATTTTCAAGAGGCTAAATGCCCTCTTCATTGCCCATTTTAAGGGTTCGTAAGTTATCTCGCATCGAGATGTAACTGTTGAGTGCGCCAATGTACGCTTTAGCGGTTGCTAGCATCGTATCGACACTTAAACCATGCCCCATAATTGCAGGTTTGCTCTCATCAAAAACCACTTTTACAAGCACTCTTGCCATCGCATCTTTGCCTTGCGAAACAGCGTCCACTTTATAATCTTTAAGCTCACCACTGACCCCACACACACGATCAATCACTTTAAAAATCGCGTCCATCGTGCCATTGCCAATCGCCGCATCGGTGATCTCTTTGCCATCATGCAAAATAGTCACAGCCGCACTCGGAACGCCTCCAGGTGCACAATCAGAGAGTTGTAAACGTACCAAGTCAAAGACCTGAGGAATTTTCGTGATCTCCTCCGCCACAAGGGCACGCAAATCATCATCAAAAATCTCTTTTTTCTGATCGGCCAAAATTTTAAAACGATCAAACGCCTCATTGATCTCTTCATCTTTCAACTCATATCCAAGCGTGCTCAGTTTATCTTTAAACGCATGTCGACCTGAATGTTTACCAAGAACGATCGAGTTTTTATCCAATCCAATATCTTTTGCACTCATAATCTCATACGTTTGAGTATGTTTCAACACGCCATCTTGATGAATGCCGCTCTCATGCGAAAAGGCATTTTTACCGACAATCGCTTTGTTAGGCTGAGGCTCAATACCCGTAATGGAAGAGACCAATTTACTGGTGGGGTAAATCTCTTTAATGTTGATGTTCGTCTCATAACCACTAAAATGATCTTTACGCGTACGAAGCGCCATCACGATCTCTTCTAACGCCGCATTTCCAGCGCGCTCACCCAAGCCGTTGATCGTACACTCCACTTGACGTGCACCATTTTCAATACACGCCAAAGAGTTTGCCACAGCAAGCCCTAAGTCGTTATGATTGTGTACAGAGATGATCGCACGATTTCCTACAAACTCGCTCAACGATTTGATGATAGCGCCCATCTCTGTGGGCAAACGGTATCCTACGGTATCGGGAATGTTCAACGTTGTCGCACCCGCATTAATGACCGCATCTAACACCTCTTTCATGAAGCTTACATCGCTTCGTCCTGCATCTTCACAGCTAAACTCGACATCATCACAAAATGTTCTAGCATACTGAACCGCTTCCACCGCTTTTTTGATCACTTGCTCGGGTGTCATTTTGAGTTTATATTCCATATGAATCGAACTGGTCGCAATAAACGTGTGAATCCGATTCATCTTAGCCTTTGCTACCGCCTCACCCGCTGCTTTGATGTCACGATCCAGTGCGCGCGCAAGCGAACAGATACGACTCTTGGTTACCGCCTCACTAATGCGCGCAATTGCATCAAAATCACCAGGACTCGCCGCAGCAAACCCTGCTTCGATGACATCAACACCCAATTTTTGGAGTTGCAACGCAATTTGAATCTTCTCTTCGGTATTCATAGAAGCCCCAGGGCTCTGCTCACCATCACGTAAAGTCGTATCAAAAATGATAATTTTAGGGTTATTCATCGGTTATTCCTTAGTAGGTTTGTTTGAAAAATTAGAAAAGTAAAAAAGGGGTTAGAAGCAGAGGAGGTTTTGCAGGAGAGCGTTTTTAATCTCTATCTTGGGTAAATTTTTGATCGATTTCATAATGCCAATATCAACGCTGTTCATCGCTTCTCCTTTAAGTAAGATACGTGAGGTAAAGTAATTTTACCTCAAAGTACGCGTATTATACTAATTTTTATGAAATTT from Sulfurospirillum multivorans DSM 12446 carries:
- a CDS encoding 2-isopropylmalate synthase, which encodes MNNPKIIIFDTTLRDGEQSPGASMNTEEKIQIALQLQKLGVDVIEAGFAAASPGDFDAIARISEAVTKSRICSLARALDRDIKAAGEAVAKAKMNRIHTFIATSSIHMEYKLKMTPEQVIKKAVEAVQYARTFCDDVEFSCEDAGRSDVSFMKEVLDAVINAGATTLNIPDTVGYRLPTEMGAIIKSLSEFVGNRAIISVHNHNDLGLAVANSLACIENGARQVECTINGLGERAGNAALEEIVMALRTRKDHFSGYETNINIKEIYPTSKLVSSITGIEPQPNKAIVGKNAFSHESGIHQDGVLKHTQTYEIMSAKDIGLDKNSIVLGKHSGRHAFKDKLSTLGYELKDEEINEAFDRFKILADQKKEIFDDDLRALVAEEITKIPQVFDLVRLQLSDCAPGGVPSAAVTILHDGKEITDAAIGNGTMDAIFKVIDRVCGVSGELKDYKVDAVSQGKDAMARVLVKVVFDESKPAIMGHGLSVDTMLATAKAYIGALNSYISMRDNLRTLKMGNEEGI
- a CDS encoding tetratricopeptide repeat protein; its protein translation is MAEEVVILEADPLSTSDEEGFAPIAEEGAEETAAASAVQNEEDEQKSKSKKKLLILLILGSILLLGIMIAIVIIIQNKNRAANTPVAVAPVVEKPVLKEQFSPSKLEGMIKKAHLLYEQGNKDDALKIYEKIATFNEAISYYNIGVAKLKEQNFPEALEAFKKAIQNREHRTISAINAAVCALEMKDNTLFTYYIDLAFAYLPEESNAPLYSYYVGLVHYYKDFYYEALSAVSHPSNDFYKEDQEYLSSKILASLNYNAYALSTLEKIEKMSDYFTLGLLQAKLGEFSKAKTSLLKALQNDRENPKIKMALAMVENKMGNLGNVASLMGEVYKVRDTDAQPIYKMHAILKPSLFDVDKAQIEFEKELFFNDENTYSLIFYYAPYKVFDAKQTIDYIRKGSMNIFIDEIGPALSYLKASSTISKVNIAISKGIKKALDFHVYEANDIFAKMVEEYKNHSILHYNLALTYAQMGDYAAAYKNFSKSYHLDSNNYLAGVFALMSGNLIGKDITKLSEDVKESINKNQTLEKDNLYASLTHLTDGNHFSLTRWIEKEKEDSPLSLMLNIIAAHKLNNERIYRLSTQKLQALLPKDIISNIIAFNVKHNKEDIKNYAKAIQMEFNRLPLEYDAFYFGPKIVKEQYIKLLQIGGLLHQKRNSVRVKMEEELVDIPSIMQTLAYMEIYTNNFEEAFSLYNKLIDDYGKKDTHTIFLASVAAISAGHSENAIALLELSKLTDPSNVESKYALGLLYQEIGNFEAANAQYRSIGNIGFISDYFSFAIQR